From a single Halobacteriovorax sp. HLS genomic region:
- a CDS encoding MBL fold metallo-hydrolase, translating to MYGIIPKPLWNKVHPSDELNRIDLALRLLVIKDQDRVILIDTGIGDYNGDKFNSRFDVRTENSPLEKSLAKINLTTDDITDLILSHLHFDHIGGIAQMEDSKLVPIFKNARCHIHKQHYDYALSPSLRDAGSFHTHNFGPILDWYVEQGKMVWHTGEEGTIFNDGNKLSFKCSHGHTPFLMHPYDDNFIYLADLIPTSNHIHIPWVMGYDINPGVTTTDKVTFLEFIEENNLTIIYEHDPIYWGSKTLKGTKGIEVKDLSKAPKELAYKLEF from the coding sequence ATGTATGGAATCATTCCAAAGCCATTGTGGAACAAGGTTCATCCAAGCGATGAACTCAATAGAATCGATCTTGCTCTTAGATTACTTGTCATTAAAGACCAGGATCGAGTAATTCTGATTGATACTGGAATTGGTGATTACAACGGAGATAAATTCAATTCACGCTTTGATGTAAGAACAGAGAACTCTCCTCTCGAAAAATCTTTAGCAAAAATTAATTTAACGACAGACGATATTACCGACTTGATTCTTAGCCATCTACATTTCGATCATATTGGTGGTATAGCTCAAATGGAAGATAGTAAACTGGTTCCAATTTTTAAAAACGCCCGTTGTCACATTCATAAACAACACTACGATTATGCTCTGTCCCCTAGCCTTAGAGATGCGGGATCATTTCATACCCATAACTTCGGCCCTATTTTAGATTGGTATGTAGAACAAGGAAAAATGGTTTGGCACACAGGAGAAGAAGGTACTATCTTCAATGATGGAAATAAGCTCTCTTTTAAATGCTCTCATGGACATACTCCATTCTTAATGCATCCTTATGACGATAACTTTATCTACCTAGCGGACTTAATCCCTACTTCAAATCATATTCATATTCCATGGGTAATGGGTTACGATATCAACCCGGGTGTAACTACAACAGATAAAGTGACTTTTTTAGAATTTATTGAAGAAAATAATCTCACAATTATTTATGAGCACGATCCTATCTATTGGGGAAGCAAAACCTTAAAGGGAACAAAAGGAATCGAGGTCAAAGACTTAAGTAAAGCTCCAAAAGAACTTGCTTATAAATTAGAGTTTTAA
- a CDS encoding 7-carboxy-7-deazaguanine synthase QueE, which produces MSKYLMNSIYSATEGEGIHIGTPQVFVRFQGCSIGCLNCDSKDTWEFTGQELTKDQVLSAIEDAGGKRFKRVSITGGDPLHPTHVPNVLELVKELKSRDYYVNIEAAGTRIVTEIFDELDFISFDYKTPSTGVKTRASHISKLNELYSGKFQVKAVIESSEDFQATLDAYNIVLSTNESLNFVWCLTPSYNLNEEFPLERFRNVIKWNEENGALFRVIGQQHKWLFGPDEKQV; this is translated from the coding sequence TTGAGTAAGTATTTAATGAACTCCATTTATAGCGCAACAGAGGGTGAGGGGATCCATATTGGAACACCTCAAGTTTTCGTGCGCTTTCAAGGCTGCTCAATTGGGTGCTTAAATTGCGATTCTAAAGATACCTGGGAGTTTACTGGACAAGAACTTACAAAAGATCAGGTTCTAAGTGCAATTGAAGATGCAGGTGGTAAGAGATTTAAGCGTGTCTCTATTACAGGTGGTGATCCACTACACCCTACGCATGTTCCTAATGTTTTAGAATTAGTTAAAGAACTAAAGTCTCGTGATTACTATGTAAATATCGAGGCAGCTGGAACAAGAATTGTGACAGAGATTTTTGATGAATTAGACTTCATCAGCTTTGACTATAAAACACCATCAACCGGTGTGAAGACTAGGGCATCTCATATTTCGAAACTAAATGAGCTATATTCAGGCAAATTTCAAGTAAAGGCCGTTATTGAAAGTAGTGAAGATTTTCAAGCAACTCTAGATGCATATAATATCGTCCTTTCTACCAATGAATCGTTAAACTTCGTTTGGTGTTTAACACCATCTTATAATCTTAATGAAGAATTTCCATTAGAGAGATTTAGAAATGTGATTAAGTGGAATGAAGAAAACGGTGCTCTTTTTAGAGTCATTGGTCAGCAACATAAGTGGCTTTTTGGGCCAGATGAAAAACAAGTTTAA
- a CDS encoding succinate dehydrogenase/fumarate reductase iron-sulfur subunit translates to MTLNLKIWRQSNTKSSGTMVDYTIEGISPDASFLEMLDLLNEKLISQGDDPVAYDHDCREGICGMCSLMINGQAHGPEAETTTCQLHMRKYKDGDTIVIEPFRARAFPVLKDLMVDRQAFDDIIAAGGFVSVNTGNAQDANAILVPQENAELAMDAASCVGCGACVASCKNASAMLFVSAKVSQLSLLPQGKLEADERVKNMVAKMDELGFGNCTNEAECEASCPKGISISNIARMNRDFLSAAVKSKD, encoded by the coding sequence ATGACATTAAATTTAAAAATTTGGCGTCAATCAAATACAAAGTCATCAGGAACAATGGTGGATTATACTATTGAAGGAATTTCTCCTGACGCCTCTTTCTTAGAGATGCTTGACTTACTAAATGAAAAACTTATCTCTCAAGGTGATGATCCTGTTGCATATGATCATGACTGTAGAGAGGGTATTTGTGGAATGTGTTCACTAATGATTAATGGTCAAGCACACGGTCCAGAAGCTGAGACGACAACTTGTCAGCTTCACATGAGAAAGTACAAAGATGGAGACACAATCGTAATTGAGCCTTTTAGAGCAAGAGCTTTTCCTGTTCTAAAAGACCTTATGGTAGATCGTCAGGCATTTGATGACATTATCGCAGCAGGTGGTTTTGTAAGCGTAAATACAGGAAACGCACAAGATGCAAATGCTATCTTAGTTCCACAAGAAAATGCAGAGCTTGCAATGGACGCAGCTTCTTGTGTTGGATGTGGTGCCTGTGTAGCTTCATGTAAGAATGCTTCTGCAATGCTGTTCGTTTCTGCTAAAGTTTCTCAATTATCACTTCTTCCACAAGGAAAGCTTGAAGCTGATGAAAGAGTGAAAAATATGGTAGCGAAGATGGATGAGCTTGGTTTCGGAAACTGCACTAACGAAGCAGAGTGTGAAGCTTCTTGTCCTAAAGGTATCTCAATCAGTAATATTGCCAGAATGAACAGAGACTTTCTTTCTGCTGCAGTGAAATCTAAAGACTAG
- a CDS encoding PaaI family thioesterase — translation MTPQELDTIFRKISTFDKTLGLEYTMTGPAEVTYTLTVDERHLSSPQTCHGAVIAGMMDSVLGLTVLSYSVTLDKLCSTVEFKTNFIAPALIGDKLIGTAKLDYVGNSLVVCNGEIIAENDKRVIAKAMGTFNLYPLSKKDLHKWS, via the coding sequence ATGACTCCACAAGAACTAGACACTATTTTTAGAAAAATTTCTACATTTGATAAGACTCTGGGTCTAGAATACACGATGACAGGCCCAGCTGAAGTGACCTACACTCTGACTGTGGATGAGCGACATCTAAGTAGTCCACAAACATGTCACGGTGCTGTTATTGCAGGTATGATGGATAGTGTTTTAGGTTTGACAGTGTTGAGCTACTCAGTGACTCTTGATAAACTCTGTTCAACAGTAGAGTTTAAAACTAACTTCATAGCCCCTGCCCTTATTGGAGATAAACTTATAGGGACAGCAAAATTGGATTATGTAGGAAACTCTTTAGTTGTCTGTAATGGTGAAATTATTGCAGAAAATGACAAGAGGGTAATAGCTAAGGCAATGGGAACCTTTAATCTCTATCCACTATCAAAAAAGGATTTACACAAATGGAGCTAA
- a CDS encoding fumarate reductase/succinate dehydrogenase flavoprotein subunit, translating to MTEIKKLDGKVPQGDIREIWDKHRFNMKLVNPSNKRKYSVIVVGTGLAGASAAATLAELGYQVSTFCIQDSPRRAHSIAAQGGVNAAKNYPNDGDSVWRLFYDTVKGGDYRAREANVYRLAQVSNNIIDQCAAQGVPFAREYGGTLSNRSFGGAQVSRTFYARGQTGQQLLLGAYSAMQKEVGKGTIKSYTRREMVELVVVNGKARGIITRNVITGEYEKFSADAVLLCTGGYGNTYFLSSNAMASNGSAAWKAYKKGAMFANPCYTQIHPTCIPQHGDFQSKLTLMSESLRNDGRVWVPKKPNDKRKAKDIPEDERDYYLEEKYPSFGNLVPRDVAARNAKQQTDLGKGVGSTGVAVFLDFADAIKRQGKETIKARYGNLFDMYQRITDEDPYEVPMRIFPAVHYTMGGLWVDYNLMTTVPGCFALGEANFSDHGANRLGASALMQGLADGYFVIPYTLGHYLAGEGLINEKVEDTAPEFDEAMKISKERFDKLLNINGTKSVDSFHRELGAIMWDNVGMARTEEGLKTAITKIQALRAEFWKDVKVTGTADGVNIELEKANRVADFLELGELMARDALERNESCGGHFRDEYQTEENEARRVDDKFCHVAAWEYTGDNQVPVRNIEELTFENVALTQRSYK from the coding sequence ATGACTGAAATAAAGAAACTAGACGGTAAAGTACCTCAAGGTGACATTCGTGAGATCTGGGACAAACACCGTTTTAATATGAAACTTGTTAACCCTTCAAATAAAAGAAAGTATAGTGTAATCGTTGTTGGAACAGGACTTGCTGGAGCTTCTGCTGCTGCAACTCTAGCCGAACTAGGTTACCAAGTAAGCACTTTCTGTATTCAAGATTCTCCAAGAAGAGCTCACTCAATTGCTGCCCAAGGTGGTGTAAACGCTGCTAAGAACTATCCAAATGATGGAGACTCAGTATGGAGACTTTTCTACGACACTGTTAAAGGTGGAGATTATAGAGCGCGTGAAGCTAACGTATACAGACTAGCTCAAGTTTCAAACAATATTATTGATCAGTGTGCTGCTCAAGGTGTTCCTTTTGCTAGAGAATACGGCGGAACACTTTCAAATAGATCATTTGGTGGAGCACAGGTCTCTAGAACATTCTATGCCAGAGGACAAACGGGTCAACAGCTTCTACTTGGTGCTTACTCAGCAATGCAAAAAGAAGTTGGAAAAGGAACGATCAAATCTTACACAAGAAGAGAGATGGTTGAGCTTGTAGTTGTTAACGGAAAGGCCAGAGGAATTATTACTAGAAATGTTATCACAGGTGAATATGAAAAATTCTCTGCTGATGCGGTTCTTCTATGTACTGGTGGATATGGAAATACTTACTTTCTATCTTCAAACGCTATGGCTTCTAATGGGTCAGCGGCTTGGAAAGCATATAAAAAAGGTGCAATGTTTGCGAACCCTTGTTACACGCAAATTCACCCTACTTGTATTCCTCAGCACGGAGACTTTCAATCTAAACTAACTCTTATGTCAGAGTCTCTTAGAAATGATGGTCGAGTTTGGGTACCTAAGAAACCAAATGATAAAAGAAAAGCAAAAGATATTCCTGAAGATGAAAGAGATTACTACTTAGAAGAAAAATATCCTTCTTTTGGTAACCTAGTTCCTAGAGATGTTGCAGCAAGAAATGCTAAACAACAGACTGACCTTGGTAAAGGTGTTGGTTCAACAGGAGTTGCAGTATTCCTTGATTTTGCTGATGCGATTAAGAGACAAGGTAAAGAAACAATTAAGGCCCGTTACGGTAACCTATTTGATATGTATCAAAGAATTACTGATGAAGATCCATATGAAGTGCCTATGAGAATCTTCCCAGCAGTTCACTACACAATGGGTGGTCTATGGGTAGATTACAATCTTATGACTACTGTTCCTGGTTGTTTCGCGCTAGGAGAAGCTAACTTCTCTGATCACGGTGCTAACAGACTAGGGGCCTCTGCCCTTATGCAAGGCTTAGCTGATGGTTACTTTGTTATCCCTTACACTCTAGGTCACTACTTAGCAGGAGAAGGTCTTATCAATGAAAAAGTTGAAGATACTGCTCCAGAGTTTGATGAAGCAATGAAAATTTCTAAAGAGAGATTTGATAAACTTCTTAATATTAATGGAACTAAGTCTGTTGATTCATTCCACAGAGAGCTTGGTGCAATCATGTGGGATAATGTAGGAATGGCCAGAACTGAAGAAGGTCTAAAAACTGCAATCACAAAGATCCAGGCCCTAAGAGCTGAGTTCTGGAAAGACGTTAAAGTTACAGGTACTGCAGATGGAGTAAATATTGAGCTTGAAAAAGCTAATAGAGTCGCCGACTTCCTAGAGTTAGGTGAACTAATGGCCAGAGATGCACTCGAGAGAAATGAATCTTGTGGAGGTCACTTCAGAGATGAGTATCAAACAGAAGAAAACGAAGCAAGAAGAGTTGACGACAAATTCTGTCACGTAGCTGCTTGGGAGTACACTGGAGATAATCAAGTACCTGTTAGAAATATTGAAGAGCTGACATTTGAAAATGTTGCTTTAACTCAAAGATCTTATAAATAA
- a CDS encoding succinate dehydrogenase cytochrome b subunit, giving the protein MASSMLKYATSSVVKKQVMALTGLLLCGFLLTHLAGNCLMYVGPEAFNRYAHALITNPAIYLAEAILAAIFLTHIGLAAKLTIENRNARPQKYFVKQNTGRGATFASSTMPYTGLIILIFLIKHLIDFKFGPLHVVTYGGVEMRDIYKTVVDYFASPVSVIWYVFCMVALGIHVSHGFWSAFQSFGFWHPKYTCLLRCVSKIFAVIVTVGYSALPIYCYLQGGN; this is encoded by the coding sequence ATGGCTTCATCAATGCTTAAGTATGCGACGTCTTCTGTCGTAAAAAAACAAGTAATGGCGCTTACAGGACTTTTACTATGCGGATTTCTACTCACACATTTGGCCGGAAACTGCTTAATGTATGTAGGTCCAGAAGCATTTAACAGGTATGCGCACGCACTTATTACTAATCCGGCCATTTATCTTGCAGAAGCAATTTTAGCGGCAATCTTTCTAACTCATATTGGCCTAGCTGCTAAGCTAACGATTGAAAATAGAAATGCTAGGCCACAAAAGTACTTCGTTAAGCAAAATACAGGAAGAGGAGCTACATTTGCTTCTTCAACTATGCCATACACTGGTTTAATTATTCTCATTTTTCTTATTAAACATTTAATAGACTTTAAGTTTGGTCCTCTTCACGTAGTTACTTACGGTGGAGTTGAGATGAGAGATATCTACAAGACAGTTGTAGATTACTTCGCAAGCCCTGTTTCTGTTATTTGGTATGTCTTCTGCATGGTTGCTTTAGGCATTCATGTTAGTCACGGGTTTTGGTCTGCATTCCAATCTTTTGGATTTTGGCACCCAAAGTACACTTGCCTACTAAGATGCGTATCTAAAATTTTCGCAGTAATTGTAACTGTTGGTTACTCTGCACTTCCAATCTACTGCTACCTTCAAGGAGGAAACTAA
- a CDS encoding DUF4339 domain-containing protein, with amino-acid sequence MEKTWFIFQEDHHLGPFSTSEIRDMLEQRKISPHAPLWREGIDDWYPLEHYSEFSIEEEEIVSEDLELPELPELPPLPISEDLEQEVSNIPVPVPEENDDIIEELVSEVDKAESIDLIDLPDLPELPEIPEVDEIPEVGYEEHVEDSEKLEELISAEESVKEVIEDKSLTPVEEVSTIEVEQEVLEKPVVSSSEAANEVNIVDEDESREDIDQGPEGIDWEDLKSSKKALLNNKIKTWAAAIVCFVVLSSSFLYLRSTFDAKIDFEGLLPSQVEKVYDIRKQDFSENFQAKIFVSKDNKKLFLATNLPHEAKVYLTLSSVEKKVIGNGEVVVTANSVVKGGVATFSKLSLIKGEKFLPGEYYIKLNTIPVGISQRLSKFLHHKLKLSFIDVSKTYKYRGKDFIFEGTREEFDYRLKTYFAKELENKKIPYKDQLEKYRTFSQMSLRIYKIYEEVLTAIRRGKDIESFELLYAKEAGPILQSVILDTHSLFKEYEFKNASISSSYEEVLEHGKKIGEMASDMVTMTRKLKRLRRKNRERLLKLFKKRSKYLSEEAATKAKETNKLIHSLKL; translated from the coding sequence ATGGAAAAAACATGGTTTATATTCCAAGAAGATCATCATCTTGGCCCATTTTCTACTTCTGAAATTCGAGATATGCTTGAACAAAGGAAAATTAGTCCTCACGCTCCACTTTGGCGTGAAGGTATTGATGACTGGTATCCTCTTGAGCATTATAGCGAGTTCTCTATAGAAGAAGAGGAAATTGTTTCAGAAGATCTTGAATTGCCTGAGCTTCCTGAACTCCCGCCATTGCCAATTAGTGAGGACTTAGAGCAAGAAGTTAGTAATATCCCTGTGCCAGTTCCTGAAGAAAATGATGACATTATCGAAGAGCTAGTAAGCGAAGTTGATAAGGCCGAATCAATTGACTTAATCGACCTTCCTGATTTACCGGAATTACCAGAAATTCCTGAAGTTGATGAAATTCCTGAAGTTGGGTACGAAGAGCACGTTGAAGATAGTGAGAAACTTGAAGAGCTTATTTCTGCAGAAGAGTCTGTTAAAGAAGTTATTGAAGATAAAAGCTTAACACCTGTAGAAGAGGTTTCTACTATTGAGGTAGAGCAGGAAGTTCTAGAAAAACCAGTTGTAAGCTCAAGTGAAGCTGCTAATGAAGTCAATATCGTTGATGAAGATGAGTCGCGGGAAGATATTGATCAGGGCCCTGAAGGAATCGATTGGGAAGATCTTAAGAGTTCTAAAAAAGCTCTTCTTAATAATAAGATTAAGACTTGGGCCGCAGCCATAGTTTGCTTCGTCGTTTTAAGCTCTAGCTTCCTTTACTTAAGAAGTACGTTTGATGCTAAAATAGACTTTGAAGGTCTACTGCCGTCGCAGGTCGAAAAAGTATATGATATTCGCAAACAGGACTTTTCTGAAAACTTTCAAGCTAAGATTTTTGTCTCTAAAGATAATAAGAAGTTATTTCTTGCCACCAATCTTCCTCATGAAGCTAAAGTTTATCTGACTCTAAGTTCTGTAGAGAAGAAAGTGATTGGTAACGGAGAGGTTGTTGTTACTGCTAACTCTGTGGTCAAAGGTGGAGTGGCAACTTTTTCTAAGCTAAGCCTTATTAAGGGAGAAAAGTTTCTACCTGGAGAGTATTATATAAAATTAAATACTATCCCAGTAGGTATCTCTCAGAGATTGAGTAAGTTTCTTCATCATAAACTAAAGCTATCTTTTATTGATGTTAGCAAAACATATAAGTATCGTGGTAAGGATTTTATTTTCGAAGGAACTCGTGAAGAGTTTGACTATAGACTTAAAACTTACTTTGCTAAAGAACTTGAGAATAAGAAAATTCCATACAAAGACCAATTAGAAAAATATAGAACTTTTTCTCAAATGAGTTTAAGAATTTATAAGATCTATGAAGAGGTATTAACGGCCATTCGTCGAGGAAAAGATATTGAATCTTTCGAGCTTCTCTATGCTAAAGAAGCGGGGCCAATTTTACAAAGTGTTATTTTAGATACTCATAGCTTGTTTAAGGAGTACGAATTTAAAAATGCAAGTATCTCTTCGAGTTATGAAGAAGTTCTAGAGCATGGAAAAAAGATCGGTGAGATGGCCAGTGATATGGTTACTATGACTCGAAAGCTTAAGAGGCTTAGGAGAAAAAATAGAGAAAGGCTTCTAAAGTTATTCAAAAAAAGGTCTAAGTACTTATCTGAAGAAGCTGCAACTAAGGCGAAAGAAACTAATAAGCTTATTCACTCTTTAAAACTCTAA
- a CDS encoding arginase family protein has product MKNEKDIFTKIESQLASRSADRIHVKNDQCNKNLILLSECDYGVIRNGGRRGSNYGPKSILANLRKMCAHKVNTISVESIRSKTCEENFNAQQLEDTQKISQALQSFSSKNIWHLGGGHDHIYPLLKSIEKDNDKICIINIDAHLDTRIDELYHSGTPFRQFSNETNCEVILYQLGIHKFANVQQNYEPLKRGSMKVYTPLQIQKESSNFTNMNSFLDKEIVIPDGFTVILSLDCDAIDSSSMEAVSAVNHDGLSLNTIRSIFSWYFSLAQERNYVGIYEYNPLFDNLSSKGARAVSSLMENYF; this is encoded by the coding sequence ATGAAAAATGAAAAAGACATCTTTACAAAAATTGAATCGCAACTTGCCTCTAGATCGGCCGATAGAATTCATGTAAAAAATGATCAATGTAATAAGAATTTGATCCTTTTGAGTGAGTGTGACTACGGCGTAATTAGAAATGGAGGAAGAAGAGGATCAAACTATGGCCCTAAGTCGATTCTTGCGAACCTAAGAAAAATGTGTGCTCACAAAGTAAATACAATTTCAGTTGAAAGTATCAGAAGTAAAACTTGTGAAGAGAACTTTAACGCACAGCAACTAGAAGATACTCAGAAAATATCTCAGGCCTTGCAATCATTTAGCTCTAAAAATATTTGGCATCTTGGAGGAGGTCATGATCATATCTACCCTCTTCTTAAATCGATAGAAAAGGACAATGATAAAATATGTATCATTAATATTGATGCACATTTAGATACAAGAATTGATGAGCTCTATCACTCTGGAACTCCTTTTAGACAATTTAGTAACGAGACTAATTGCGAAGTTATTCTCTATCAACTTGGAATTCACAAATTCGCCAATGTTCAACAAAACTATGAGCCTCTTAAAAGGGGTAGTATGAAAGTCTACACTCCCTTACAAATTCAAAAAGAAAGTTCGAACTTCACTAATATGAATAGTTTTCTTGATAAAGAGATTGTGATTCCAGACGGATTTACTGTAATCCTAAGTCTTGACTGTGATGCTATAGACTCTTCCTCTATGGAAGCCGTCAGCGCTGTCAATCACGACGGACTGTCGCTAAATACTATTAGATCTATTTTCTCGTGGTATTTTTCATTGGCCCAAGAGAGGAATTATGTTGGAATCTATGAATACAATCCTCTTTTTGACAATCTCTCCTCAAAAGGAGCAAGAGCAGTCTCGTCACTAATGGAAAATTACTTTTAG
- a CDS encoding SprT-like domain-containing protein, whose product MQIYSDSIHKFLLICKSRVKKILKDEMRLTFSRSRLKWKNYNVPLNFVVFEHDNQLGYFNEKLYQVGLNKRLLLINDPKLIDDVLRHELAHLITFLIYGRSVDDHGKEYREVCKSFNWSEEVYSAKIVLEKKLPQFENVVDQNIKLKEKINKLFNLAQSENENESQAATAMANKLLLKFNLSHKDLEHAFEEETFLLKIMSGPRVNSKVKAIYEILTTFNVQPVFNHAKGYFYLEVIGTRASVELADYICSYLDKELERLWLLTKSKNPSLKGQTAKNSYFRGLASGYKESIVKTQAESFTKKELISLQKDLETKVKQVYGKLSYSSSSRVKENGLSKALGKKDGKNLKIKKALSNINPIKLLR is encoded by the coding sequence ATGCAAATCTACTCAGACTCAATTCATAAATTTCTTCTCATCTGTAAAAGTCGAGTTAAGAAAATTCTAAAAGATGAAATGAGACTTACTTTTTCAAGATCAAGACTAAAGTGGAAAAATTATAATGTTCCTCTGAACTTTGTTGTTTTCGAACACGACAATCAACTGGGATACTTTAACGAAAAGCTATACCAAGTTGGTCTCAATAAGAGATTACTCCTTATAAATGACCCGAAGCTTATCGATGATGTTCTTAGACACGAACTCGCTCACCTAATCACATTTCTTATTTATGGAAGGTCTGTTGATGACCATGGAAAGGAGTATCGTGAAGTTTGTAAGAGCTTTAATTGGAGTGAAGAAGTCTACTCAGCTAAAATCGTGTTGGAGAAGAAACTCCCACAATTTGAAAATGTAGTTGATCAAAATATAAAACTTAAAGAGAAAATAAACAAGCTCTTTAATCTAGCACAATCTGAAAATGAGAATGAATCTCAAGCTGCCACTGCGATGGCCAATAAGCTCTTATTGAAGTTCAACCTTTCTCATAAAGATCTAGAACATGCCTTTGAAGAGGAAACATTTCTACTAAAAATAATGAGTGGCCCTAGAGTTAATTCCAAAGTCAAGGCCATCTATGAAATTCTCACAACATTCAACGTACAGCCCGTATTCAATCACGCAAAAGGCTACTTCTATCTTGAAGTTATTGGAACAAGGGCCAGTGTTGAACTTGCAGATTATATTTGCTCATACTTAGATAAAGAGTTAGAGCGACTATGGTTACTCACAAAGAGTAAAAATCCATCTCTAAAAGGGCAAACCGCTAAGAACTCCTACTTTCGTGGACTAGCATCAGGCTATAAAGAAAGTATTGTAAAAACTCAGGCGGAGTCTTTCACTAAAAAAGAACTTATCTCCCTTCAAAAAGACCTGGAAACGAAAGTTAAGCAGGTCTATGGAAAACTCTCCTACTCTAGCTCGTCTAGAGTTAAGGAGAATGGACTTTCTAAAGCTCTTGGAAAGAAAGATGGAAAGAACTTAAAAATTAAAAAGGCCCTTAGTAATATTAATCCTATCAAGCTTTTAAGGTAG
- a CDS encoding DUF2452 domain-containing protein produces the protein MSDKKDRLGQEIDIRNVDRERLKLNSADLPGLVEFATSASSALIRPEDEGKIKSRALRAMHQQTANQMDQLMEQMRPLIEQAAKLKKRVEISEKIYTAKMSVDPIIGKTYYLYLQKDDTYILSIISPSEWGQTSPYKEFEAMVVLNADHTWDVI, from the coding sequence ATGAGCGATAAGAAAGACCGCCTAGGGCAAGAAATTGATATAAGAAATGTTGATAGAGAGAGGTTAAAGCTCAACTCTGCAGACCTTCCAGGTCTGGTTGAATTTGCCACTTCAGCAAGTAGTGCTCTTATTCGTCCTGAAGACGAAGGAAAGATTAAGAGCAGGGCCTTAAGGGCCATGCACCAACAAACGGCCAATCAAATGGACCAACTCATGGAACAAATGAGGCCACTTATCGAACAAGCAGCTAAATTAAAAAAGAGAGTTGAAATCAGTGAGAAGATCTATACCGCCAAAATGAGTGTTGATCCAATAATTGGTAAAACTTATTATCTCTATTTGCAAAAGGACGACACCTATATCCTTTCAATTATCTCACCCAGTGAGTGGGGACAAACAAGTCCATACAAGGAGTTTGAGGCCATGGTGGTGCTTAACGCTGACCATACTTGGGATGTGATTTAA
- a CDS encoding DUF423 domain-containing protein, with the protein MELTSSKKVFIGAFILALAVSLGAMGAHALEKSLSIKQLATFKTGVNYHFIHGLGIVFLALLEKSFSIKLTREFFFFLSGIILFSCCCYLYAVTGIKTFAMVVPVGGVAFIVGWLLLAFKFRKSL; encoded by the coding sequence ATGGAGCTAACTTCATCAAAGAAAGTATTTATTGGCGCATTTATTCTTGCTCTGGCCGTATCTCTTGGCGCCATGGGGGCCCATGCTCTTGAAAAGTCTCTTAGTATAAAACAATTAGCGACTTTTAAAACTGGAGTTAATTATCACTTCATCCATGGCCTTGGGATTGTATTTCTCGCACTTCTTGAAAAGAGCTTTTCTATCAAGCTTACGAGAGAATTCTTCTTCTTCCTTAGTGGAATTATACTATTTAGCTGTTGCTGCTACCTCTACGCAGTTACAGGTATTAAGACCTTTGCAATGGTAGTCCCAGTCGGAGGAGTGGCATTTATTGTTGGCTGGCTACTACTAGCTTTCAAATTTAGAAAATCACTCTAA